The following proteins come from a genomic window of Deltaproteobacteria bacterium:
- a CDS encoding acyl-CoA dehydrogenase family protein: MPNPLDRVMDFDLGEEQRLVRRTVRAFAEQEILPHVEEHERAKRYPLELIRKLVPMGLMAPMIPERWGGSFTDVVTYGLICEELARVDWVVASVVSVSNSLVAGSILRFGSDAQKERWLPPIARGECLTSACLTETGGGTDLGNLATTATRTDGGWRLSGTKVFISHAAHAGLFFVVASIDRSRKHRGVTAFLVDPKATPGITIGEFPMRTLQRDNLAEVHFQDAFVPDAAVLGEPGQGFPILGAALDMGRFSVAARCVGQAQRCLDLTLPYALEREAFGQKIGEFQLIQQKITAMLCRVQQARHVVYQLGRMKDAGVERCSMEASMAKLLASQAAVQNALDGMQVFGGYGVSAEYEIGRLLLEAKSLEFGEGTSELHTKLIAEYALGIRKQ; this comes from the coding sequence ATGCCGAACCCCCTCGACCGCGTGATGGACTTCGACCTCGGCGAGGAGCAGCGCCTGGTGCGCCGCACGGTGCGGGCCTTCGCCGAGCAGGAGATCCTCCCGCACGTCGAGGAGCACGAGCGCGCGAAGCGCTACCCGCTCGAGCTGATCCGCAAGCTGGTTCCGATGGGCCTCATGGCGCCGATGATCCCCGAGCGCTGGGGCGGCTCCTTCACCGACGTCGTCACCTACGGCCTGATCTGCGAGGAGCTGGCGCGGGTCGACTGGGTGGTCGCGAGCGTCGTCTCTGTCAGCAACTCGCTGGTCGCCGGCTCGATCCTGCGCTTCGGGAGCGACGCCCAGAAGGAGCGCTGGCTGCCGCCGATCGCGCGCGGCGAGTGCCTCACCTCGGCGTGCCTCACCGAGACCGGCGGCGGGACCGACCTCGGCAACCTGGCGACCACCGCCACCCGCACCGACGGGGGCTGGCGCCTCAGCGGCACCAAGGTCTTCATCTCGCACGCGGCGCACGCCGGGCTCTTCTTCGTGGTCGCCTCGATCGACCGCAGCCGCAAGCACCGCGGCGTGACCGCCTTCCTGGTCGACCCGAAGGCCACGCCCGGGATCACGATCGGCGAGTTCCCGATGCGCACGCTCCAGCGCGACAACCTGGCCGAGGTGCACTTCCAGGACGCCTTCGTGCCCGACGCGGCCGTGCTCGGCGAGCCCGGCCAGGGCTTCCCGATCCTCGGCGCCGCGCTCGACATGGGCCGCTTCTCGGTGGCGGCGCGCTGCGTCGGCCAGGCGCAGCGCTGCCTGGACCTCACGCTGCCCTACGCACTCGAGCGCGAGGCCTTCGGCCAGAAGATCGGCGAGTTCCAGCTGATCCAGCAGAAGATCACGGCCATGCTCTGCCGCGTGCAGCAGGCCCGGCACGTGGTCTACCAGCTCGGGCGCATGAAGGACGCCGGCGTCGAGCGCTGCTCGATGGAGGCGTCGATGGCGAAGCTGCTGGCGAGCCAGGCGGCCGTGCAGAACGCGCTCGACGGCATGCAGGTCTTCGGGGGCTACGGGGTGTCGGCGGAGTACGAGATCGGGCGGCTCCTGCTCGAGGCGAAGTCGCTCGAGTTCGGCGAGGGCACGAGCGAGCTGCACACGAAGCTGATCGCGGAGTACGCGCTCGGGATCCGCAAGCAGTGA
- the pyrE gene encoding orotate phosphoribosyltransferase, with product MSAPAGAERRELLALILHHSFERRRVVLASGRESDFYLDLRTTMMRPRGIELAGRLLFERLAAGPRVEAVGGMVVAAVPVVSAVLLAAATRGGAAWAELAGFFVRKEAKQHGLGKRIEGGFRAGQSVALVEDTMTTGGSTLEALDAVTAAGGRVARVLCIVDRGEGAADAFAQRGLALEALYTRADLPL from the coding sequence GTGAGCGCCCCCGCCGGCGCCGAGCGCCGCGAGCTCCTCGCCCTGATCCTGCACCACTCCTTCGAGCGCCGCCGGGTCGTGCTCGCGAGCGGCCGCGAGAGCGACTTCTACCTCGACCTGCGCACCACGATGATGCGCCCGCGCGGCATCGAGCTGGCCGGCCGGCTCCTCTTCGAGCGGCTCGCGGCCGGGCCGCGCGTCGAGGCGGTGGGCGGGATGGTCGTGGCGGCGGTGCCGGTGGTGTCGGCCGTGCTGCTGGCCGCCGCGACCCGGGGTGGCGCCGCGTGGGCGGAGCTGGCCGGCTTCTTCGTGCGCAAGGAGGCCAAGCAGCACGGCCTCGGCAAGCGCATCGAGGGCGGCTTCCGCGCCGGCCAGAGCGTGGCGCTCGTCGAGGACACCATGACCACCGGAGGCTCCACGCTCGAGGCGCTCGACGCCGTCACGGCGGCGGGTGGCCGGGTGGCCCGCGTCCTCTGCATCGTCGACCGCGGCGAGGGCGCGGCCGACGCCTTCGCGCAGCGCGGGCTCGCGCTCGAGGCGCTCTACACGCGGGCGGATCTGCCGCTCTAG
- a CDS encoding LysR family transcriptional regulator, giving the protein MRWRLDDMLAFLDVVETGSMTGTARRLRLSKSVVSKRVHDLEEALGVELLRRSSRRVVATERGQALYARMRPLLRELDEAVEEGAGEGELHGGLRVTMPMSLGTLYLARSFARFAAAHPRLELALDLDDRIVDLVGGGYDLAVRVGRLADSSLVARKLCTSRRMVCCSPAYAAAHGVPASLEDLPAHPCIDYAHVHGSRLWRFEPARRGGQPRAVAMRGRVVANNGEAMRDAAIEGLGLVLLPDFLAAEPLRAGRLVRVLPGEEPLPYAIAALYPPSRHVPRKLRAAIDHLAGELRHPAPWTRPGDRSHPANAASAGSRLPGSAPRS; this is encoded by the coding sequence GTGCGCTGGCGCCTCGACGACATGCTCGCCTTCCTCGACGTCGTCGAGACCGGCAGCATGACCGGGACGGCGCGGCGCCTGCGGCTCTCGAAGTCGGTGGTGAGCAAGCGCGTCCACGACCTCGAGGAAGCGCTCGGCGTCGAGCTGCTGCGCCGCTCGTCGCGGCGCGTCGTCGCGACCGAGCGGGGCCAGGCGCTCTACGCGCGGATGCGTCCCCTCCTGCGCGAGCTCGACGAAGCCGTCGAGGAGGGCGCCGGAGAGGGCGAGCTGCACGGAGGGCTGCGGGTCACGATGCCGATGAGCCTCGGGACCCTCTACCTGGCGCGCAGCTTCGCGCGCTTCGCGGCCGCGCACCCGCGCCTCGAGCTGGCGCTCGACCTCGACGACCGCATCGTGGACCTGGTGGGCGGCGGCTACGACCTGGCGGTGCGGGTGGGCCGGCTCGCCGACTCGAGCCTGGTCGCGCGCAAGCTCTGCACGAGCCGGCGCATGGTCTGCTGCAGCCCGGCCTACGCAGCCGCGCACGGCGTGCCCGCCTCGCTCGAGGATCTGCCCGCGCATCCCTGCATCGACTACGCACACGTGCATGGGAGCCGGCTCTGGCGCTTCGAGCCGGCGCGGCGCGGCGGCCAGCCGCGCGCGGTGGCGATGCGCGGGCGCGTCGTCGCGAACAACGGCGAAGCCATGCGCGACGCCGCGATCGAGGGCCTGGGCCTCGTGCTGCTGCCCGATTTCCTGGCTGCAGAGCCCCTGCGCGCGGGTCGCCTCGTGCGGGTGCTGCCCGGCGAGGAGCCGCTGCCCTATGCGATCGCGGCGCTCTACCCGCCCTCGCGCCACGTGCCTCGCAAGCTGCGGGCCGCGATCGACCATCTGGCCGGCGAGCTCCGGCATCCGGCGCCCTGGACGCGGCCGGGCGATCGTTCGCATCCGGCGAACGCGGCGTCCGCCGGGAGCCGGCTTCCCGGGAGCGCTCCCCGGTCATAG
- a CDS encoding MFS transporter → MRGPGHTLLPASAGPVAGRLVAARALRGFADGFASVCLAAHLAALGFSATAIGAIATAALLGSAALTLAVGLAADRLAPRAVLRAASLLLLATGAGFAVLTGFWPLLVLAFVGTLNPTGGDVSVFAPTEQSLLAGQAAARDHTALFARYNLGGALLGALGALASGVPGLAAGPLGVSLESALRAGFALYGAAAFGLLVLYRAVPPAAPKPAAPGPHRPLARSRRVVLELAALFSLDAFGGGFVVQSLLALWLFQRFDLSLAAAGAVFFGAGVLAAFSQLASAWLAARIGRVRTMVYTHVPANLFLVLAALMPTVEGAVAFLLLRMALSQMDVPARQSLVMALVPPEERAAAASVTNVPRALAAALAPLLAGALLDASDRGWPLIAAGGLKLAYDLLFFVRFRGVEPPLAPEPGSSPADSAP, encoded by the coding sequence GTGCGGGGCCCCGGACACACGCTCCTGCCGGCCAGCGCCGGGCCGGTGGCCGGGCGGCTCGTGGCGGCGCGCGCGCTGCGAGGCTTCGCCGACGGCTTCGCGAGCGTGTGCCTGGCCGCCCATCTCGCGGCGCTCGGCTTCTCGGCCACCGCGATCGGCGCGATCGCGACGGCGGCGCTGCTCGGCTCGGCCGCGCTGACGCTCGCGGTCGGCCTCGCGGCCGACCGGCTCGCGCCGCGCGCCGTGCTGCGGGCCGCGAGCCTGCTCCTGCTCGCGACCGGCGCAGGCTTCGCGGTCCTGACCGGCTTCTGGCCGCTGCTCGTGCTGGCCTTCGTCGGCACCCTGAACCCGACCGGCGGCGACGTCAGCGTGTTCGCCCCGACCGAGCAGTCGCTGCTCGCCGGCCAGGCGGCGGCGCGCGACCACACCGCCCTCTTCGCCCGCTACAACCTCGGCGGGGCGCTGCTCGGAGCCCTCGGCGCGCTCGCGAGCGGCGTACCCGGGCTCGCCGCGGGCCCGCTCGGCGTGTCGCTCGAGTCCGCGCTGCGCGCCGGCTTCGCGCTCTACGGCGCGGCGGCGTTCGGCCTGCTCGTGCTCTACCGCGCCGTGCCGCCCGCGGCCCCGAAGCCCGCGGCGCCGGGGCCCCACCGGCCGCTGGCCCGTTCGCGGCGCGTCGTGCTCGAGCTCGCGGCGCTCTTCAGCCTCGACGCCTTCGGCGGCGGCTTCGTCGTGCAGTCGCTCCTCGCGCTCTGGCTCTTCCAGCGCTTCGACCTCTCGCTCGCGGCCGCCGGGGCCGTGTTCTTCGGGGCCGGCGTGCTGGCGGCCTTCTCGCAGCTCGCCTCGGCCTGGCTCGCCGCGCGCATCGGGCGTGTCCGCACGATGGTGTACACGCACGTCCCGGCCAACCTGTTCCTGGTGCTGGCGGCGCTCATGCCGACGGTCGAGGGGGCCGTCGCCTTCCTGCTCCTGCGCATGGCGCTCTCGCAGATGGACGTGCCGGCGCGCCAGTCGCTGGTGATGGCGCTCGTGCCGCCCGAGGAGCGGGCGGCGGCGGCGAGCGTCACGAACGTGCCGCGCGCGCTGGCCGCGGCGCTGGCACCCCTGCTGGCGGGCGCGCTGCTCGACGCCTCGGACCGCGGCTGGCCGCTGATCGCGGCCGGCGGGCTCAAGCTCGCCTACGACCTGCTCTTCTTCGTGCGCTTCCGCGGCGTCGAGCCGCCGCTCGCACCGGAGCCCGGCTCGTCGCCGGCGGACTCCGCGCCGTAG
- the tgt gene encoding tRNA guanosine(34) transglycosylase Tgt, protein MAAAPAFAFRVEARAGAARAGVLETPHGPVHTPAFMPVGTHGAVKAMTPDQVAAAGAEMVLANTYHLALRPGEGLVHKLGGLHGFMRWPGPILTDSGGFQVFSLPRKEISDRGVRFENELSGEAMELTPERSIEIQNALGADVIMAFDECTPYPADEPLAATGVRRTLAWMERCLRAHSRADQALFGIVQGSVYEKLRRRCAEALVAMDLRGYAIGGVSVGEGHELLCRITAFTAPLLPEDKPRYLMGVGLPEDLVAAIGYGMDLFDCVIPTRYARSAVAFTSRGRVRLTNRRYRRDGYPIDTSCDCAACTGGFTRAYLHHLFAANEILSAILLSIHNVRFYERLVQRAREAIAAGRYEDWRRGFLADYGAESAGDEPGSGASGGSTPRKRTKKSRS, encoded by the coding sequence ATGGCGGCAGCGCCCGCCTTCGCGTTCCGCGTCGAGGCCCGCGCGGGCGCCGCCCGCGCCGGCGTGCTCGAGACGCCCCACGGCCCGGTCCACACGCCCGCCTTCATGCCCGTCGGCACCCACGGCGCGGTGAAGGCGATGACGCCGGATCAGGTCGCGGCGGCCGGCGCCGAGATGGTGCTCGCCAACACCTACCACCTGGCGCTGCGCCCGGGCGAGGGGCTCGTCCACAAGCTCGGCGGCCTGCACGGCTTCATGCGCTGGCCCGGCCCGATCCTCACCGACAGCGGCGGCTTCCAGGTCTTCTCGCTGCCCCGGAAGGAGATCTCGGACCGCGGCGTGCGCTTCGAGAACGAGCTGAGCGGCGAGGCGATGGAGCTCACCCCGGAGCGCTCGATCGAGATCCAGAACGCGCTCGGCGCCGACGTGATCATGGCCTTCGACGAGTGCACGCCGTACCCGGCCGACGAGCCGCTCGCCGCCACCGGCGTGCGCCGCACCCTCGCGTGGATGGAGCGCTGCCTGCGCGCCCACTCGCGCGCCGACCAGGCGCTCTTCGGGATCGTGCAGGGCAGCGTCTACGAGAAGCTGCGCCGGCGCTGCGCGGAGGCGCTGGTCGCGATGGACCTCCGGGGCTACGCGATCGGCGGCGTCTCGGTCGGCGAGGGCCACGAGCTCCTGTGCCGGATCACCGCTTTCACCGCGCCGCTGCTCCCCGAGGACAAGCCCCGTTACCTCATGGGCGTGGGCCTTCCCGAGGACCTGGTGGCCGCCATCGGCTACGGCATGGACCTCTTCGACTGCGTGATCCCGACCCGCTACGCGCGCAGCGCGGTCGCCTTCACGAGCCGCGGGCGCGTGCGCCTCACGAACCGTCGCTATCGCCGCGACGGCTACCCGATCGACACCTCCTGCGACTGCGCGGCCTGCACGGGGGGCTTCACGCGCGCCTACCTGCACCACCTCTTCGCCGCCAACGAGATCCTCTCCGCGATCCTGCTCTCGATCCACAACGTGCGCTTCTACGAGCGCCTCGTGCAGCGCGCGCGGGAGGCGATCGCCGCCGGGCGCTACGAGGACTGGCGCCGCGGGTTCCTGGCCGACTACGGCGCGGAGTCCGCCGGCGACGAGCCGGGCTCCGGTGCGAGCGGCGGCTCGACGCCGCGGAAGCGCACGAAGAAGAGCAGGTCGTAG
- a CDS encoding peptidyl-prolyl cis-trans isomerase, which produces MGKLFREPLLHFLVLGALLFALYGGIGSGGAEPGGEIVVDAGRIASLEAQFERLWQRRPSAAERAGLVETFVREEVLYREGVALGLDRDDPVIRRRVGQKMGFLADGLAPEAPTDAELQAWLDAHPADYESEARTSLEQVFFDPSRHGAALDGELASAQAALAQGAAARALGDRTLLPAALERAPASEVERQFGRAFAAAVAELPAGAWEPVRSGYGVHLVRVTAREGARRPALDAVRAEVARDLLHERAQEANEAFYQDLRARYTVRIEGAGAGPPGGAAERP; this is translated from the coding sequence ATGGGCAAGCTCTTCCGCGAGCCGCTCCTGCACTTCCTCGTGCTCGGTGCGCTGCTCTTCGCGCTCTACGGCGGGATCGGGAGCGGCGGCGCGGAGCCCGGCGGCGAGATCGTGGTCGACGCCGGGCGGATCGCGAGCCTGGAGGCGCAGTTCGAGCGGCTCTGGCAGCGGCGGCCGAGCGCGGCGGAGCGCGCCGGCCTGGTCGAGACCTTCGTGCGCGAGGAGGTGCTCTACCGCGAGGGCGTGGCGCTCGGCCTCGACCGCGACGACCCGGTGATCCGGCGCCGGGTCGGCCAGAAGATGGGCTTCCTCGCCGACGGGCTCGCGCCCGAGGCACCGACCGACGCGGAGCTCCAGGCCTGGCTCGACGCGCATCCCGCCGACTACGAGAGCGAGGCGCGCACGAGCCTCGAGCAGGTGTTCTTCGATCCGTCGCGGCACGGCGCCGCGCTCGACGGCGAGCTGGCGAGCGCGCAGGCGGCGCTCGCGCAGGGCGCGGCGGCGCGGGCCCTCGGCGACCGCACGCTGCTGCCCGCGGCGCTCGAGCGGGCCCCGGCCTCCGAGGTGGAGCGCCAGTTCGGCCGCGCCTTCGCAGCGGCCGTGGCAGAGCTCCCGGCCGGTGCGTGGGAGCCCGTGCGCTCCGGCTACGGCGTGCATCTGGTGCGCGTGACGGCGCGCGAGGGCGCGCGCCGGCCGGCGCTCGACGCGGTCCGCGCCGAGGTCGCGCGCGATCTCCTGCACGAGCGGGCGCAGGAGGCGAACGAGGCGTTCTACCAGGACCTTCGCGCGCGCTACACGGTGCGGATCGAGGGTGCGGGCGCAGGGCCGCCCGGCGGCGCGGCGGAGCGGCCGTGA
- a CDS encoding pirin family protein, with protein MTNPTSTKALRTVLRPHGRHWVGDGFPVRSLFGYSEHGRLLDPFLLFDYAGPAEFPPTAARRGVGEHPHRGFETVTIVYDGEVEHRDSSGGGGHIGPGDVQWMTAASGLVHEEFHGREWARRGGPFEMVQLWVNLPARDKTAAPGYQALLARDIPRAELLGGGGSARVIAGGLAGARGPARTFTPIQLWDLRLAGGPVELTIPDGYTSALAVLRGSLRAGGAEPIREAEVAVFDRAGTLLRIDAAQGTTALLLAGQPIGEPIVGHGPFVMNRPEEIDEAVRDYQSGRMGHLS; from the coding sequence ATGACGAACCCGACCTCGACGAAGGCCCTGCGCACGGTGCTGCGCCCCCACGGCCGCCACTGGGTGGGCGACGGCTTCCCGGTCCGTTCCCTCTTCGGCTACTCGGAACACGGGCGGCTGCTCGACCCGTTCCTGCTCTTCGACTACGCCGGCCCCGCGGAGTTCCCGCCGACCGCCGCGCGCCGCGGCGTCGGCGAGCACCCGCACCGCGGCTTCGAGACCGTGACGATCGTCTACGACGGCGAGGTCGAGCACCGCGACTCGTCGGGCGGCGGCGGCCACATCGGCCCCGGCGACGTGCAGTGGATGACCGCTGCCTCCGGCCTCGTGCACGAGGAGTTCCACGGCCGCGAGTGGGCGCGGCGCGGCGGGCCCTTCGAGATGGTGCAGCTCTGGGTGAACCTGCCCGCGCGCGACAAGACGGCCGCGCCCGGCTACCAGGCGCTGCTCGCGCGCGACATCCCGCGCGCCGAGCTGCTGGGCGGGGGCGGGAGCGCGCGCGTGATCGCCGGCGGGCTCGCCGGCGCGCGCGGCCCGGCGCGCACCTTCACGCCGATCCAGCTCTGGGACCTGCGCCTCGCGGGCGGCCCCGTCGAGCTCACGATCCCCGACGGCTACACCTCGGCGCTCGCCGTGCTGCGCGGCTCGCTGCGCGCGGGCGGCGCGGAGCCGATCCGCGAGGCCGAGGTCGCGGTCTTCGACCGCGCCGGGACGCTCCTGCGCATCGACGCCGCCCAGGGCACGACCGCGCTGCTGCTCGCCGGCCAACCGATCGGCGAGCCGATCGTCGGCCACGGACCGTTCGTGATGAACCGGCCCGAGGAGATCGACGAGGCCGTTCGCGACTACCAGAGCGGCCGGATGGGGCACCTGTCCTGA
- a CDS encoding HupE/UreJ family protein, translating to MTRRLGAACLVALACWAAPARADVFRPAYLELREAGAGRYDVLWKVPAQGESLRLAAEVRFPEGTVETSRAPALFAAGAHVERWRIERPGGLVGETVRIDGIAGGATDVLVRVERADGTSQVERLLPERPQFTVTEPAGLGEVARSYLVLGVEHILGGVDHLLFVLALLLLVRGGRRIVATVTAFTVAHSLTLVAATLGWVRVPTAPVEAVIALSIVFVAAEGVHGLRGRPGLTARAPWVVAFTFGLLHGLGFAGALAEVGLPQRAIPLALLTFNVGVEVGQLLFVAAVLALRRLLAGAPLPAPRWAPYLPPYAIGALATMWVFERIAAF from the coding sequence GTGACGCGCCGGCTCGGCGCGGCGTGTCTGGTGGCGCTGGCCTGCTGGGCGGCGCCCGCCCGTGCCGACGTGTTCCGTCCTGCCTACCTCGAGCTGCGCGAGGCCGGCGCGGGCCGCTACGACGTGCTCTGGAAGGTCCCCGCGCAGGGCGAGAGCCTGCGCCTCGCGGCCGAGGTGCGCTTCCCCGAAGGCACCGTCGAGACGAGCCGCGCGCCGGCGCTCTTCGCCGCCGGCGCGCACGTCGAGCGCTGGCGGATCGAGCGCCCGGGCGGGCTCGTCGGCGAGACCGTCCGCATCGACGGGATCGCGGGCGGCGCCACCGACGTGCTGGTGCGGGTCGAGCGCGCGGACGGCACGAGCCAGGTCGAGCGCCTGCTGCCGGAACGCCCGCAGTTCACCGTCACGGAGCCGGCCGGGCTCGGCGAGGTGGCGCGCTCCTACCTCGTGCTCGGCGTCGAGCACATCCTGGGCGGCGTCGACCACCTGCTCTTCGTGCTGGCGCTGCTGCTCCTGGTGCGCGGCGGCCGGCGCATCGTCGCGACCGTCACCGCCTTCACGGTGGCGCACAGCCTCACGCTCGTGGCGGCGACGCTCGGCTGGGTGCGCGTGCCGACCGCACCGGTCGAGGCCGTGATCGCGCTCAGCATCGTCTTCGTCGCGGCCGAGGGGGTGCACGGGCTGCGCGGGCGGCCGGGCCTCACGGCGCGCGCGCCGTGGGTCGTCGCCTTCACCTTCGGCCTGCTGCACGGCCTCGGCTTCGCCGGCGCGCTCGCCGAGGTGGGCCTGCCGCAGCGCGCGATCCCGCTCGCGCTCCTCACCTTCAACGTCGGGGTGGAGGTGGGACAGCTCCTCTTCGTCGCCGCCGTCCTCGCGCTGCGCCGCCTGCTCGCCGGCGCGCCGCTCCCGGCGCCGCGCTGGGCCCCCTACCTGCCGCCCTACGCGATCGGAGCGCTCGCGACGATGTGGGTCTTCGAGCGGATCGCAGCCTTCTAG
- a CDS encoding right-handed parallel beta-helix repeat-containing protein, giving the protein MRRSLLRGRLGLAFAAPGVAARPVPVSPDGLHRFASSALAGAIAGQRVPEPGARAGARAAVLALLLSAALVPGARAATIPVTTAADPAPGGACGLRDALDAANADAPAGSCPAGSGADLIDLRGLAGVIHVGAGELPFLTSELTIRGPGADQLAVSGDGLVRVFLAQAFGGGVVLEGLTIRDGNSGASSYEPGTGGCVYALGTLTIRDARLTGCTASALYVGMGGTRLTRVLVDSNPGAGIGVGGITGAGAIVIESSTVSGNQATGLALVNADGPGPSASVYHSTFVDNGGANLFVPIYSGDPADFPLRLSHVVLASGEPNVNCGGQPVVSLGHNLANDDSCALDEPDDLPATPPDLGPLADNGGPTATHAPFAYSAAVDSGASACPGYDGPLASDQRGFARPRDGDGNGEARCDRGAVEVPAPGPAASAAGAALALAALARWRFTGSRRRS; this is encoded by the coding sequence ATGCGTCGATCCCTGCTTCGCGGCCGGCTCGGGCTCGCCTTCGCGGCGCCGGGGGTGGCCGCACGGCCCGTCCCCGTGAGCCCGGACGGCCTGCACCGCTTCGCGTCCAGCGCCCTCGCCGGCGCGATCGCCGGGCAGCGCGTGCCGGAGCCGGGGGCGCGCGCGGGCGCGCGGGCCGCCGTGCTCGCGTTGCTGCTCTCGGCCGCGCTCGTGCCGGGTGCGCGCGCCGCGACGATCCCGGTCACGACGGCCGCGGACCCGGCGCCGGGCGGCGCGTGCGGCCTGCGCGACGCGCTCGACGCCGCCAACGCCGACGCGCCGGCGGGGAGCTGTCCCGCCGGCAGCGGCGCCGACCTGATCGACCTGCGCGGCCTCGCGGGCGTGATCCACGTCGGAGCCGGCGAGCTGCCGTTCCTGACGAGCGAGCTCACGATCCGTGGGCCCGGCGCGGACCAGCTCGCGGTGAGCGGCGACGGGCTCGTGCGCGTCTTCCTGGCGCAGGCCTTCGGCGGCGGGGTGGTGCTCGAGGGCCTGACGATCCGCGACGGCAACTCCGGCGCCAGCTCCTACGAGCCGGGCACGGGCGGCTGCGTCTACGCGCTCGGCACGCTCACGATCCGCGACGCGCGCCTCACCGGCTGCACCGCGAGCGCGCTCTACGTCGGGATGGGCGGCACGCGGCTCACGCGCGTGCTGGTCGACTCGAACCCCGGTGCGGGGATCGGCGTGGGCGGCATCACGGGCGCCGGCGCCATCGTGATCGAGAGCTCGACGGTGAGCGGCAACCAGGCGACCGGCCTCGCGCTCGTCAACGCCGACGGGCCCGGCCCGAGCGCATCGGTCTACCACTCGACCTTCGTCGACAACGGCGGCGCGAATCTCTTCGTCCCGATCTACAGCGGCGACCCCGCCGACTTCCCGCTGCGCCTGTCCCACGTCGTGCTCGCGAGCGGCGAGCCGAACGTGAACTGCGGGGGCCAGCCCGTCGTCTCGCTCGGCCACAACCTCGCGAACGACGACAGCTGCGCGCTCGACGAGCCCGACGACCTCCCCGCCACCCCGCCCGACCTGGGGCCGCTCGCCGACAACGGCGGGCCGACCGCGACCCACGCGCCCTTCGCGTACAGCGCCGCCGTCGACAGCGGCGCGAGCGCCTGCCCCGGCTACGACGGCCCGCTCGCGAGCGACCAGCGCGGCTTCGCGCGCCCGCGCGACGGCGACGGCAACGGCGAGGCGCGTTGCGATCGCGGCGCCGTCGAGGTTCCCGCGCCCGGGCCCGCCGCCTCGGCGGCAGGCGCTGCGCTCGCGCTCGCCGCTCTCGCGCGCTGGCGCTTCACGGGCAGCAGGAGACGCAGCTAG